A stretch of the Neodiprion lecontei isolate iyNeoLeco1 chromosome 4, iyNeoLeco1.1, whole genome shotgun sequence genome encodes the following:
- the LOC107221534 gene encoding pancreas transcription factor 1 subunit alpha isoform X2 — MYSIDNLDLDMMNRQYMYEAHSFLGNPAIPSLPPHCGPPTTASLLPIPPQMPSHPPGSTGSTSGSDLYLYDENSSDNESAYSSDQENHTRERNGRNRRSGGSSSGGKCPRQAVQQRQAANLRERRRMQSINDAFEGLRAHIPTLPYEKRLSKVDTLKLAIGYINFLNELVRADKGNDPLTGGSLSRCSGRDDSKKIIVRGSGGNPFLSHSLSWSRKSDISPNGTMYAKVWTPEDPRANKSVGGVGHGGGNTFVE, encoded by the exons ATGTATTCCATTGACAACCTCGATCTGGACATGATGAACAGACAATACATGTACGAAGCTCACAGCTTCCTTGGTAATCCTGCGATACCCTCGTTGCCGCCGCACTGCGGACCTCCAACGACGGCGAGCCTGCTCCCGATTCCTCCCCAGATGCCTTCACATCCACCTGGAAGCACGGGTAGCACGAGTGGCAGCGATTTGTATCTGTACGACGAAAACAGCAGCGACAACGAGAGCGCGTATAGCAGTGACCAGGAGAATCACACTAGAGA ACGAAACGGTCGGAATCGGCGATCGGGAGGATCGTCTTCTGGCGGAAAATGTCCTCGGCAAGCGGTTCAGCAACGGCAAGCAGCTAATCTTCGAGAACGACGGCGAATGCAGAGCATAAACGACGCCTTCGAGGGTCTCAGAGCCCACATACCAACTCTGCCGTACGAAAAACGGCTCTCTAAAGTTGACACGCTGAAGCTCGCCATCGGGTACATCAATTTCCTCAACGAACTCGTCCGGGCCGATAAGGGCAACGATCCTCTCACCGGTGGAAGCTTGTCACGATGTTCCGGTCGCGACGATTCGAAGAAAATCATAGTCCGCG GTAGCGGTGGTAACCCATTTCTCTCCCACTCACTATCATGGTCCAGAAAATCTGACATTTCACCAAATGGTACGATGTACGCGAAAGTCTGGACGCCGGAAGATCCTCGAGCTAACAAGAGCGTTGGGGGCGTCGGACACGGTGGTGGGAACACCTTCGTTGAGTGA
- the LOC107221534 gene encoding pancreas transcription factor 1 subunit alpha isoform X1, which produces MYSIDNLDLDMMNRQYMYEAHSFLGNPAIPSLPPHCGPPTTASLLPIPPQMPSHPPGSTGSTSGSDLYLYDENSSDNESAYSSDQENHTRERNGRNRRSGGSSSGGKCPRQAVQQRQAANLRERRRMQSINDAFEGLRAHIPTLPYEKRLSKVDTLKLAIGYINFLNELVRADKGNDPLTGGSLSRCSGRDDSKKIIVRAVVTHFSPTHYHGPENLTFHQMVRCTRKSGRRKILELTRALGASDTVVGTPSLSEIVENSVVRPLRA; this is translated from the exons ATGTATTCCATTGACAACCTCGATCTGGACATGATGAACAGACAATACATGTACGAAGCTCACAGCTTCCTTGGTAATCCTGCGATACCCTCGTTGCCGCCGCACTGCGGACCTCCAACGACGGCGAGCCTGCTCCCGATTCCTCCCCAGATGCCTTCACATCCACCTGGAAGCACGGGTAGCACGAGTGGCAGCGATTTGTATCTGTACGACGAAAACAGCAGCGACAACGAGAGCGCGTATAGCAGTGACCAGGAGAATCACACTAGAGA ACGAAACGGTCGGAATCGGCGATCGGGAGGATCGTCTTCTGGCGGAAAATGTCCTCGGCAAGCGGTTCAGCAACGGCAAGCAGCTAATCTTCGAGAACGACGGCGAATGCAGAGCATAAACGACGCCTTCGAGGGTCTCAGAGCCCACATACCAACTCTGCCGTACGAAAAACGGCTCTCTAAAGTTGACACGCTGAAGCTCGCCATCGGGTACATCAATTTCCTCAACGAACTCGTCCGGGCCGATAAGGGCAACGATCCTCTCACCGGTGGAAGCTTGTCACGATGTTCCGGTCGCGACGATTCGAAGAAAATCATAGTCCGCG CGGTGGTAACCCATTTCTCTCCCACTCACTATCATGGTCCAGAAAATCTGACATTTCACCAAATGGTACGATGTACGCGAAAGTCTGGACGCCGGAAGATCCTCGAGCTAACAAGAGCGTTGGGGGCGTCGGACACGGTGGTGGGAACACCTTCGTTGAGTGAAATCGTCGAAAATAGCGTCGTTCGACCTCTCCGGGCGTAA